One segment of Rhodanobacter thiooxydans DNA contains the following:
- a CDS encoding NAD(P) transhydrogenase subunit alpha, translating into MIDGFLALYIFMLAAFTGYEIIARVPVILHTPLMSGSNFVHGIVLVGAMIALGHAQTPFEMTIGFIGVLLGAGNAAGGYVVTERMLDMFKSSKPDAGKGAK; encoded by the coding sequence ATGATCGACGGTTTCCTGGCGCTGTATATCTTCATGCTGGCCGCGTTTACCGGCTATGAAATCATCGCGCGGGTGCCGGTGATCCTGCACACGCCGTTGATGTCCGGCTCCAACTTCGTCCACGGCATCGTGCTGGTGGGGGCGATGATCGCACTGGGCCATGCGCAGACGCCATTCGAGATGACGATCGGCTTCATCGGCGTGCTGCTGGGCGCCGGCAACGCCGCCGGCGGCTACGTGGTGACCGAGCGCATGCTGGATATGTTCAAGTCCAGCAAGCCGGACGCCGGCAAGGGAGCCAAGTGA
- a CDS encoding RNA polymerase sigma factor: MNGVAGTLDTDLLGDARETPATLDAFLAQVERRAFRMAELQLRHREDAMDAVQDAMLRLVRHYRDKPATEWAPLFWGILRRRVVDLQRRRKVRSIVVGWLGGGRDDDGDELPTWEPADPGQDPLGRLHDVQSYADMAAAVRQLPQRQREAFMLRMLEGLDVAETARAMGCSEGSVKTHLSRAMHHLRDQLEDWR; this comes from the coding sequence ATGAACGGCGTGGCCGGCACGCTCGACACGGACTTGCTGGGCGACGCCCGCGAAACGCCTGCCACGCTGGACGCGTTCCTGGCGCAGGTCGAGCGGCGCGCGTTCCGCATGGCGGAACTGCAGCTGCGCCATCGTGAGGACGCCATGGATGCGGTGCAGGACGCGATGCTGCGGCTGGTCAGGCATTACCGCGACAAGCCGGCCACGGAGTGGGCGCCGCTGTTCTGGGGCATCCTGCGCCGGCGCGTGGTCGACCTGCAGCGCCGGCGCAAGGTGCGCTCGATCGTGGTGGGCTGGCTCGGCGGCGGCCGCGACGACGACGGCGACGAACTGCCGACGTGGGAACCGGCGGACCCCGGCCAGGATCCGCTGGGCCGGCTGCACGACGTGCAGTCGTATGCGGACATGGCCGCCGCGGTCAGGCAGCTGCCGCAACGCCAGCGCGAAGCGTTCATGCTGCGCATGCTGGAAGGACTGGACGTGGCGGAAACCGCCCGCGCCATGGGCTGCTCCGAAGGCAGCGTGAAAACCCATCTGTCGCGCGCGATGCACCATCTGCGCGACCAACTGGAGGACTGGCGATGA
- a CDS encoding DUF3619 family protein, whose translation MNSPDNRRPDEHFEQRARELWREAAQRIDPATAGRLRAARRQALETAKAPAHRAVRWLIPAGAFAAIALATMMVWQPLPQRQATTVMHATSSTDELDNELPPDADKTDPNLYQNLDFYGWLASTGSHTASR comes from the coding sequence ATGAACTCGCCCGATAACCGCAGGCCCGACGAACATTTCGAACAGCGCGCCCGCGAACTCTGGCGCGAAGCCGCCCAGCGCATCGACCCGGCCACCGCCGGACGCCTGCGTGCGGCCCGGCGGCAGGCGCTGGAGACAGCCAAAGCCCCCGCGCACCGCGCCGTGCGCTGGCTGATCCCCGCCGGTGCCTTTGCCGCGATCGCGCTGGCCACGATGATGGTGTGGCAGCCGTTGCCGCAGCGCCAGGCGACCACCGTGATGCACGCCACCAGCAGCACCGACGAGCTCGACAACGAGCTGCCGCCGGACGCCGACAAGACCGATCCGAACCTCTACCAGAACCTCGACTTCTACGGCTGGCTGGCTTCCACCGGTAGCCACACGGCGAGTCGCTGA
- a CDS encoding NAD(P)(+) transhydrogenase (Re/Si-specific) subunit beta, translated as MSWLPTLIKACYFLAALLFILGLKRMSSPRTARGGIVWAGYGMLLAVLATFFLPDMHNRGLIMAAVLVGVSAAWWSGKRVAMTAMPQMVALYNGMGGGAAAAIGAVELIGYARSSGLLHVVPDTSPLRPEAWAVNGLPPALSPTELALGVLGALIGAVSFSGSLVAFAKLQGWLDKRFVFPGQRAVNLLLLAAAVVAGVLLATSHASPALIALFFALALLFGLMMTLPIGGADMPVVISLYNAFTGLAVSFEGFVLGNEAMIIAGMVVGAAGTLLTQLMAKAMNRSIGNVLFGSFGAAGGEAQAIEGAQKPIDASDAAVMMAYAERVVIVPGYGLAVAQAQHKVWEFAQLLIKRGVKVKFAIHPVAGRMPGHMNVLLAEAGVPYDLIADMDDINPEFPATDVALVIGANDVVNPLAKTDPASPIYGMPILDVSAAKHVIVIKRGKGTGFAGIENALFYADNTRMLYGDGQAAVGELVASLKEIDA; from the coding sequence ATGAGCTGGTTGCCGACGCTGATCAAGGCCTGTTATTTCCTCGCCGCGCTGCTGTTCATCCTTGGCCTGAAACGCATGAGCTCGCCGCGCACCGCGCGCGGCGGCATCGTGTGGGCCGGCTACGGTATGCTGCTGGCGGTGCTGGCCACGTTCTTCCTGCCGGACATGCACAACCGCGGGCTGATCATGGCCGCGGTGCTGGTCGGCGTCAGTGCCGCCTGGTGGAGCGGCAAGCGCGTGGCGATGACCGCGATGCCGCAGATGGTGGCGCTGTACAACGGCATGGGCGGTGGCGCGGCGGCGGCGATCGGCGCGGTCGAGTTGATCGGTTACGCGCGTTCGTCGGGGCTGCTGCACGTGGTGCCGGATACCTCGCCGCTGCGGCCGGAAGCCTGGGCGGTGAACGGCCTGCCGCCGGCGCTGTCGCCGACCGAGCTGGCGCTGGGCGTGCTCGGCGCGCTGATCGGCGCGGTGAGCTTCTCCGGTTCACTGGTTGCCTTCGCCAAGCTGCAGGGCTGGCTGGACAAGCGCTTCGTGTTCCCCGGCCAGCGTGCGGTGAACCTGTTGCTGCTGGCGGCGGCAGTGGTCGCGGGCGTGCTGCTGGCCACCAGCCATGCCAGCCCGGCGCTGATCGCTCTGTTCTTCGCGCTGGCGCTGCTGTTCGGCCTGATGATGACCTTGCCGATCGGCGGCGCCGACATGCCGGTGGTGATCTCGCTGTACAACGCGTTCACCGGCCTGGCGGTGTCGTTCGAGGGTTTCGTGCTGGGCAACGAGGCGATGATCATCGCCGGCATGGTGGTCGGTGCGGCCGGCACGCTGCTGACCCAGCTGATGGCCAAGGCGATGAACCGCTCGATCGGCAACGTGCTGTTCGGCAGCTTCGGCGCCGCCGGCGGCGAGGCGCAGGCGATCGAGGGCGCGCAGAAGCCGATCGACGCTTCCGATGCGGCGGTGATGATGGCCTACGCCGAGCGCGTGGTGATCGTGCCCGGCTACGGCCTGGCGGTGGCGCAGGCGCAGCACAAGGTGTGGGAGTTCGCGCAGCTGCTGATCAAGCGCGGGGTGAAGGTGAAGTTCGCGATCCACCCGGTGGCCGGCCGCATGCCAGGCCACATGAACGTGCTGCTGGCCGAGGCCGGCGTGCCGTACGACCTGATTGCCGACATGGACGACATCAACCCCGAGTTCCCGGCCACCGACGTGGCGCTGGTGATCGGCGCCAACGACGTGGTCAACCCGCTGGCCAAGACCGATCCGGCCTCGCCGATCTACGGCATGCCGATCCTCGACGTCAGCGCGGCGAAGCACGTGATCGTGATCAAGCGCGGCAAGGGCACCGGCTTCGCAGGCATCGAGAACGCGCTGTTCTACGCCGACAACACCCGCATGCTGTATGGCGACGGCCAGGCGGCGGTGGGCGAACTGGTAGCGTCGCTGAAGGAAATCGACGCCTGA
- a CDS encoding NAD(P) transhydrogenase subunit alpha translates to MPITVAALRETAAGERRVAITPEMAKKLRGKGLRVLLEHDAGRAAGFPDGLYADAEFADVASVLAQADVLACVLPPDDAVFAGLREGSMVVGQLRPYGAAVRIAALTARKLTAFSLELLPRTTRAQAMDVLSSQAAVAGYRAMLIAAEASPKFFPMLTTAAGTIRPSKVLVIGAGVAGLQAIATARRLGAQIEGYDVRPETREQVESLGAKFLDLGVSAAGSGGYARELSAEERAAQQQALADHLKSFDVVVSTAAVPGRPAPKILSAAMVEGMKPGALVVDLAAESGGNCELTRPGERVEHGGVVILGPLNLPAGAPLHASEMYARNVFNFLELLVHDGALKPDFDDELVAKSCLSNAGETCFTG, encoded by the coding sequence ATGCCGATCACCGTAGCCGCCTTGCGTGAGACTGCCGCCGGGGAGCGGCGCGTGGCGATCACGCCCGAGATGGCGAAGAAGCTGCGCGGCAAGGGCCTGCGTGTGCTGCTGGAACACGATGCGGGGCGCGCGGCCGGTTTCCCCGATGGCCTGTACGCCGATGCCGAGTTTGCCGATGTTGCCAGTGTGCTGGCGCAGGCCGACGTGCTGGCCTGCGTGCTGCCGCCGGACGACGCGGTGTTCGCCGGGCTGCGCGAAGGCAGCATGGTGGTCGGCCAGTTGCGTCCGTACGGCGCCGCCGTGCGCATCGCCGCACTGACCGCGCGCAAGCTCACCGCGTTCTCGCTGGAACTGCTGCCGCGCACCACCCGCGCGCAGGCGATGGACGTGTTGAGCTCGCAGGCTGCGGTGGCCGGTTACCGCGCCATGCTGATCGCAGCCGAGGCCTCGCCGAAATTCTTCCCGATGCTGACCACCGCCGCGGGTACGATCCGGCCATCGAAGGTACTGGTGATCGGCGCCGGCGTGGCCGGCCTGCAGGCGATCGCCACCGCGCGCCGACTCGGCGCGCAGATCGAGGGTTACGACGTGCGCCCGGAGACACGCGAGCAGGTAGAGTCGCTGGGTGCGAAGTTCCTCGACCTCGGTGTCAGCGCCGCCGGCAGCGGCGGCTATGCGCGCGAGCTGTCGGCAGAGGAACGTGCTGCGCAGCAGCAGGCGCTCGCCGATCACCTGAAGTCGTTCGATGTGGTGGTCAGTACCGCCGCGGTGCCGGGGCGGCCGGCACCGAAGATCCTCAGCGCGGCGATGGTTGAAGGGATGAAGCCGGGCGCGCTGGTCGTCGACCTGGCCGCCGAGAGCGGTGGCAACTGCGAACTGACCCGACCGGGTGAGCGGGTCGAGCACGGTGGCGTGGTGATTCTGGGGCCGCTGAACCTGCCGGCCGGCGCGCCGCTGCACGCGTCGGAGATGTACGCGCGCAACGTGTTCAACTTCCTGGAACTGCTGGTGCACGACGGCGCATTGAAGCCGGATTTCGACGACGAGCTGGTGGCGAAGAGCTGCCTGAGCAATGCCGGCGAGACGTGCTTCACTGGTTGA
- the cdd gene encoding cytidine deaminase: protein MPATSNAFDDLLALARSAREQAYAPYSNFLVGAALLTRDGRRFSGCNVENASYGLCNCAERTALFSAIAAGCRPGDFAALAVIADTDHPVSPCGACRQVMAELCDDAMPVLLANLHGDTQQTSVAALLPGSFKLPLSA, encoded by the coding sequence ATGCCCGCTACTTCCAACGCTTTCGACGACCTGCTGGCCCTGGCGCGCAGCGCACGCGAACAGGCCTATGCGCCATATTCGAACTTCCTGGTCGGCGCCGCGCTGCTGACCCGCGACGGCCGCCGCTTCAGCGGCTGCAACGTGGAAAACGCGTCCTACGGCCTGTGCAACTGCGCCGAACGCACCGCCCTGTTCAGCGCGATCGCCGCCGGCTGCCGGCCCGGCGACTTCGCCGCGCTGGCGGTGATCGCCGATACCGACCACCCGGTCAGCCCCTGCGGCGCCTGCCGCCAGGTGATGGCCGAACTGTGCGACGACGCCATGCCGGTGCTGCTGGCGAACCTGCACGGCGACACCCAGCAGACCAGCGTGGCCGCCCTGTTGCCCGGCTCGTTCAAGCTGCCGCTGTCGGCGTGA
- a CDS encoding DUF3106 domain-containing protein has translation MTRILRTLLPLLLAALLGSITVAPLHAQAAPPPPRGDMPPPRPWSSLDPAQRDVLAPLQKTWDSLSPRKQSHMLQRAEHWVTLPPEKREEVRQHIARWQQMTPDERRQARENMRKFHQLPPQQREQLHATFERFQQLPPDQREKLIREWHALPPAERLHWDERRGHGHPPPGGPGHP, from the coding sequence ATGACCCGAATCCTCCGCACGCTCCTGCCGCTGCTGCTGGCCGCCCTGCTCGGCAGCATCACCGTGGCACCACTGCACGCGCAGGCTGCGCCACCGCCGCCCCGTGGCGACATGCCGCCGCCGCGTCCGTGGAGCAGCCTCGACCCGGCGCAGCGCGACGTGCTGGCACCACTGCAGAAGACCTGGGACAGCCTGTCGCCGCGCAAGCAGTCGCACATGCTGCAGCGTGCCGAACACTGGGTCACGCTGCCGCCGGAAAAGCGCGAGGAAGTGCGCCAGCACATCGCCCGCTGGCAGCAGATGACGCCGGACGAGCGCAGGCAGGCGCGCGAGAACATGCGCAAGTTCCACCAGCTGCCGCCACAGCAGCGCGAGCAACTGCACGCCACCTTCGAGCGCTTCCAGCAACTGCCGCCGGATCAACGCGAGAAACTGATCCGCGAATGGCACGCGCTGCCGCCCGCCGAACGCCTGCACTGGGACGAGCGACGCGGCCACGGCCATCCGCCGCCGGGTGGTCCCGGCCACCCCTGA
- a CDS encoding nitroreductase family protein has protein sequence MSAALSLLQQRHSVPSRQLGEPAPDEASLHELLEAAIRVPDHGKLVPFRLIRLEGEAKLTFGERLAAIAIRNHPEMSDAKLEKERLRYTFAPLIIAVVARLHADSKVPEIEQKLCTGNVAYNILLGAYALGYGAQWLTGWAAYDREVAGILNLADNEHVVGFIHLGTPQIDVPDRERPALADLLSTWTP, from the coding sequence ATGTCCGCTGCCCTGTCCCTGCTCCAGCAACGCCATTCCGTCCCCTCGCGCCAGCTGGGCGAGCCGGCGCCGGACGAGGCGAGCCTGCATGAACTTTTGGAGGCGGCGATCCGCGTGCCCGACCACGGCAAGCTGGTGCCATTCCGGCTGATCCGCCTCGAAGGCGAAGCGAAGCTGACGTTCGGCGAGCGACTGGCGGCGATCGCGATCCGCAACCACCCGGAGATGTCCGACGCCAAGCTCGAGAAGGAACGCCTGCGCTACACCTTCGCGCCGCTGATAATCGCGGTGGTCGCCCGTCTGCATGCCGACAGCAAGGTGCCGGAGATCGAACAGAAGTTGTGCACCGGCAACGTGGCCTACAACATCCTGCTCGGCGCCTACGCGCTGGGCTACGGCGCGCAATGGCTGACCGGCTGGGCCGCCTACGACCGCGAGGTGGCAGGCATCCTCAACCTGGCAGACAACGAACACGTGGTCGGTTTCATCCACCTCGGCACGCCGCAGATCGACGTGCCCGACCGCGAGCGCCCGGCGCTGGCCGACCTGCTGAGCACGTGGACACCGTGA
- a CDS encoding pilin: MQKGFTLIELMIVVAIIAILAAIAIPAYQDYLIRTQASEGVTMMDGAKVGVTEFFANTGRLPTNNTSAGLSSATSITGKYVASVTVGNTGIITSKFNTTQANKAIQGTEINLSPATLNGVVVWACHPGTTAPALKYLPTTCRN, encoded by the coding sequence ATGCAAAAGGGCTTTACCCTGATCGAACTGATGATCGTGGTTGCGATCATCGCGATCCTCGCCGCGATCGCCATCCCGGCCTATCAGGACTACCTGATCCGCACACAGGCGAGCGAAGGCGTCACGATGATGGACGGCGCCAAAGTTGGCGTCACCGAGTTCTTTGCCAACACCGGCAGGCTTCCGACCAACAACACCTCAGCAGGTCTTTCGTCCGCTACCTCCATCACCGGCAAGTATGTGGCCTCCGTTACCGTTGGTAATACTGGCATCATCACTTCCAAGTTCAACACGACCCAGGCCAACAAGGCTATCCAGGGTACGGAGATCAACCTCTCGCCAGCGACGCTCAACGGTGTCGTGGTTTGGGCCTGTCATCCGGGTACTACGGCGCCGGCACTCAAGTACCTGCCAACGACCTGCCGCAACTGA
- a CDS encoding HigA family addiction module antitoxin encodes MLPLALSCNTLARAIGVTPARVSDIAIEKRGIIADTTTLRLGRYFGTTADVWIKLQKWFELEVARRELGNAPARIRPRATGRFCMLVDHHLAAAQACQQTGHLRHRNI; translated from the coding sequence ATGCTGCCGCTGGCGCTTTCCTGCAACACGCTCGCCCGTGCCATCGGTGTCACACCGGCACGCGTCAGTGACATCGCCATTGAGAAGCGCGGCATCATCGCGGACACCACCACCCTGCGCCTCGGCCGCTACTTCGGCACGACGGCGGACGTATGGATCAAACTGCAGAAGTGGTTCGAACTGGAAGTGGCACGCCGCGAACTTGGCAACGCGCCAGCCCGCATCCGCCCGCGCGCAACAGGCCGTTTCTGCATGCTGGTGGATCACCACCTGGCTGCAGCACAAGCATGCCAACAGACAGGCCACCTTCGACACCGCAATATTTAG
- a CDS encoding type II toxin-antitoxin system RelE/ParE family toxin, which produces MNIEAPTRHKLEDLDPAGTLEDLRLPPGNRLEALKGDRPGQHNIRVNDQFRTCFRWKIGDAYDVEITNYH; this is translated from the coding sequence GTGAACATCGAAGCTCCCACCCGCCACAAGCTGGAAGACCTCGACCCAGCCGGCACGCTGGAAGACCTTCGGTTGCCGCCGGGCAACCGCCTGGAAGCACTCAAGGGAGACCGACCGGGACAGCACAACATTCGCGTAAACGATCAGTTCCGCACCTGCTTCCGCTGGAAGATCGGTGACGCGTACGACGTCGAGATCACCAACTACCATTAA
- a CDS encoding alpha/beta hydrolase family protein, translating into MKPLMAALLLALVTAAPAMAGDVVDTSFVKAEGPHAFNVRDLVMMDRVSDPQLSPDGRYAAFGVRSTDYAANKGVNAIYVLDLAKAGQPVRVVDKGGSARWSADGRSLYFVAPAKGVAQLWRVDLGGKDGLNLGKHAAPVQVSRGVLDLGGYKLSPDGKQVLLSYEVFTDCGTLACTQQRLDARAKDKASGTLYDKLFVRHWDTWADGRRNQLFVARFDGKGQLSAEPKLLSRGIDGDVPSKPFGDEGEFSFAPDGKTVYFDVRIAGHSEPWSTNFDVYSVPVDGSAAPKNLTADNKAWDAYPVASPDGKTLYYLAMKTPGFEADRFAIMALDLASGTRHEVDPQWDRSPGGLTISADGKTLYATADDNGQHPLFAIDAASGKVSQVVGEGTVGGFSLANGKLLLTRDDLKRPADVYLAAADGSGLKQVTHFNAADLKNTEMGDAEFFTFKGWNNETVQGYVVKPADYKAGQTYPVAFIIHGGPQGAMSNGWSYRWNPQTYAGQGFAVVTVNFHGSTGYGQAFTDSISGDWGGKPLEDLKLGWKAALDKYSFLDGDRACALGASYGGYMTYWIAGVWNQPWKCLIDHDGVFDTRAMYYDTEELWFEERENGGTPYEHPENYEKFNPVNHVKDWRVPMMVIHSAKDFRIPDTQGLGAFTALQRRGIPSQLLHFPDENHWVLKPHNSVQWHDAVNAWLKQWTAKGAPKAASH; encoded by the coding sequence ATGAAACCCCTGATGGCTGCATTGCTGCTCGCACTGGTGACGGCGGCGCCCGCGATGGCGGGCGATGTCGTGGACACCAGCTTCGTCAAGGCCGAGGGCCCGCACGCCTTCAACGTCCGCGACCTGGTGATGATGGATCGGGTCAGCGATCCGCAGCTGTCGCCGGACGGGCGTTACGCGGCGTTCGGCGTGCGCAGCACCGACTACGCGGCGAACAAGGGCGTCAATGCGATCTACGTGCTGGACCTGGCCAAGGCTGGCCAGCCGGTGAGGGTGGTGGACAAGGGTGGCTCGGCGCGCTGGTCGGCGGATGGGCGCAGTCTGTATTTCGTGGCGCCGGCCAAGGGTGTGGCGCAGTTGTGGCGGGTGGATCTGGGTGGCAAGGACGGGTTGAACCTGGGCAAGCACGCCGCGCCGGTGCAGGTCAGTCGTGGCGTGCTGGACCTGGGCGGCTACAAGCTGTCACCGGACGGCAAGCAGGTGCTGCTGTCGTATGAGGTATTCACCGATTGCGGCACGCTGGCGTGCACCCAGCAGCGGCTTGACGCGCGCGCGAAGGACAAGGCCAGCGGCACGCTGTACGACAAGTTGTTCGTGCGGCACTGGGATACCTGGGCCGACGGCCGGCGCAACCAGTTGTTCGTGGCCCGCTTCGACGGCAAGGGGCAGCTTTCCGCTGAACCGAAGCTGCTCAGCCGCGGCATCGACGGCGATGTGCCGAGCAAGCCGTTCGGCGACGAGGGCGAGTTCAGTTTCGCGCCGGATGGCAAGACCGTGTACTTCGACGTGCGCATCGCCGGCCACAGCGAGCCGTGGTCGACCAACTTCGACGTGTACAGCGTGCCGGTGGACGGTTCCGCCGCGCCGAAGAACCTCACCGCCGACAACAAGGCGTGGGACGCCTACCCGGTGGCCTCGCCGGACGGCAAGACGCTGTATTACCTGGCGATGAAGACGCCGGGCTTTGAGGCCGACCGCTTCGCGATCATGGCGCTGGACCTGGCCAGCGGTACCCGTCACGAGGTGGATCCGCAGTGGGATCGTTCGCCGGGCGGCCTCACGATTTCCGCCGACGGCAAGACCCTGTACGCCACCGCCGACGACAACGGCCAGCATCCGCTGTTCGCGATCGACGCGGCCAGCGGCAAGGTCAGCCAGGTGGTCGGTGAAGGCACGGTGGGCGGCTTCTCGCTGGCCAACGGCAAGCTGCTGCTGACCCGCGACGACCTGAAGCGACCGGCCGACGTCTATCTTGCTGCCGCCGACGGCAGCGGCCTGAAGCAGGTCACCCACTTCAACGCGGCAGACCTGAAGAACACAGAGATGGGCGACGCCGAGTTCTTCACCTTCAAGGGCTGGAACAACGAGACCGTGCAGGGTTACGTGGTGAAGCCGGCCGACTACAAGGCGGGGCAGACCTACCCGGTTGCCTTCATCATCCACGGCGGCCCGCAGGGCGCGATGAGCAACGGCTGGAGCTACCGCTGGAACCCGCAGACCTATGCCGGCCAGGGCTTCGCGGTGGTGACGGTGAACTTCCACGGCTCCACCGGCTACGGCCAGGCGTTCACCGACTCGATCTCCGGCGACTGGGGCGGCAAGCCGCTGGAGGACCTGAAGCTGGGCTGGAAGGCCGCGCTGGACAAGTACAGCTTCCTCGACGGCGACCGCGCCTGCGCGCTCGGCGCCAGCTACGGCGGCTACATGACCTACTGGATCGCCGGCGTGTGGAACCAGCCGTGGAAGTGCCTGATCGACCACGATGGCGTGTTCGACACTCGCGCCATGTACTACGACACCGAGGAACTCTGGTTCGAGGAGCGCGAGAACGGCGGTACCCCGTACGAGCACCCGGAGAACTACGAGAAGTTCAACCCGGTCAATCACGTCAAGGACTGGCGCGTGCCGATGATGGTGATCCACTCGGCGAAGGATTTCCGCATCCCCGACACCCAGGGCCTGGGCGCGTTCACCGCGCTGCAGCGCCGCGGCATTCCCAGCCAGCTGCTGCATTTTCCCGACGAGAACCACTGGGTGCTGAAGCCGCACAACAGCGTGCAGTGGCATGACGCGGTGAACGCGTGGCTGAAGCAGTGGACGGCGAAGGGCGCTCCGAAAGCCGCTTCGCACTGA
- the sufT gene encoding putative Fe-S cluster assembly protein SufT, producing MSGFSLSSEPFTLVRDCSAVMVPQGDVVTLPAGQIGYITQALGGSFTVYVEGNLFRIAGDDADALGKERPAPIEVPDDATNADVEKLAWDQLRTVFDPEIPVNVVELGLVYDLSLEQTESGARKVYVKLTLTAPGCGMGDILVDDARTKLEMIPTIAEADVDLVFDPPWTHSMMSDAAKLETGML from the coding sequence ATGAGTGGTTTCAGTCTGAGCAGCGAACCCTTCACCCTGGTGCGCGATTGCAGCGCCGTGATGGTGCCACAAGGCGACGTGGTGACCCTGCCGGCCGGCCAGATCGGCTACATCACCCAGGCACTGGGCGGCAGCTTCACCGTCTACGTGGAAGGCAACCTGTTCCGCATCGCCGGCGACGATGCCGACGCGCTGGGCAAGGAGCGGCCGGCGCCGATCGAGGTGCCGGACGACGCCACCAATGCGGACGTGGAGAAACTGGCGTGGGACCAGTTGCGCACCGTGTTCGATCCGGAGATCCCGGTGAACGTGGTCGAGCTGGGCCTGGTCTACGACCTCAGCCTGGAGCAGACCGAATCCGGCGCACGCAAGGTCTACGTGAAGCTCACCCTGACCGCTCCCGGCTGCGGCATGGGTGACATCCTGGTGGACGACGCGCGCACCAAGCTGGAGATGATTCCCACCATCGCCGAAGCCGACGTGGACCTGGTGTTCGACCCGCCGTGGACGCATTCGATGATGTCCGACGCGGCGAAGCTCGAAACCGGCATGCTCTGA
- a CDS encoding 5'-3' exonuclease, translated as MYVFRAWHSMPDEFFDADGHPVNAVHGYTRFLCELLERVQPEHIAVAFDASLNSSFRNAIYPPYKANRDLPPPDLERQFVQCRAITDALGVHLMIDHSFEADDLIGSTVWNLRAQGWRSVIVSADKDFGQLLGEHDEQWDYARGLRWGPAGVHEKLGVHPHQVADYLALCGDSVDNIPGVPGVGAKTAAALLSHFGSLDILLDRIDEVAFLRLRGAAACAAKLHEHAEQARLYRRLTRIALDAPGAESAEALQRRPAPADQLETLCEQLRLGAFTRSRLRALLR; from the coding sequence ATGTACGTTTTCCGCGCCTGGCACTCGATGCCGGACGAGTTCTTCGACGCCGACGGCCACCCGGTCAATGCGGTGCACGGCTACACCCGCTTCCTGTGCGAACTGCTGGAGCGCGTGCAGCCCGAGCACATCGCGGTGGCGTTCGACGCCTCGCTGAACAGCTCGTTCCGCAACGCGATCTACCCGCCGTACAAGGCCAACCGTGACCTGCCGCCGCCCGACCTGGAGCGGCAGTTCGTGCAATGCCGTGCGATTACCGATGCGCTCGGCGTGCACCTGATGATCGACCATAGTTTCGAGGCCGACGACCTGATCGGCAGCACCGTGTGGAACCTGCGCGCGCAGGGCTGGCGCAGCGTGATCGTCTCGGCCGACAAGGATTTCGGCCAGCTGCTGGGCGAGCACGACGAGCAGTGGGACTATGCCCGCGGCCTGCGCTGGGGGCCGGCCGGGGTGCACGAGAAACTCGGCGTGCACCCGCACCAGGTCGCCGACTACCTGGCCCTGTGCGGCGACAGCGTGGACAACATCCCGGGTGTGCCCGGCGTCGGCGCCAAGACCGCCGCCGCCTTGCTCAGCCACTTCGGCAGCCTCGACATCCTGCTCGACCGCATCGACGAAGTCGCCTTCCTGCGCTTGCGCGGCGCCGCGGCCTGTGCCGCCAAGCTGCACGAACACGCCGAGCAGGCCCGGCTATACCGCCGCCTCACCCGTATCGCGCTGGACGCTCCGGGCGCCGAATCCGCCGAAGCCCTGCAGCGCCGTCCAGCACCCGCCGACCAGCTCGAAACCCTGTGCGAACAACTGCGCCTCGGCGCCTTCACCCGCAGCCGCCTGCGCGCGCTGCTGCGCTGA